From a region of the Mercurialis annua linkage group LG1-X, ddMerAnnu1.2, whole genome shotgun sequence genome:
- the LOC126687092 gene encoding probable E3 ubiquitin-protein ligase ARI7: MDSDEGEDYGYSDDGDCDDDYMAEASDDDLDESVAARSQQNYITLTESDIRQRQEDDITRVSTVLSISKSEAIILLRQYNWSVSKVHDEWFADEEAVRRSVGVLNKPVVQHSNARELSCGICFEYFHHNKITSAACGHPFCRACWSGYISTTVKDGPGCLMLRCPIPSCQAAIGQDMINSLASDEDKEKYSRYLLRSYIEDNRKTKWCPAPGCEYAVGFAAGDGSFDVSCLCSYCFCWNCTEEAHRPVDCGTVAKWILKNGAESENMNWILANSKPCPKCKRPIEKNQGCMHMTCTPPCKFDFCWLCLGAWSDHGERTGGFYACNRYEAAKQEGQYDEAERRCEMAKNSLERYTHYYERWASNQSSRQKALADLNQMQNVLLGKLSDIQCTPETQLKFITDALLQIVECRRVLKWTYSYGYYLPEHEHAKRQFFEYLQGEAESGLERLHQCAEKDLQQFLAADGPSEEFNEFRTKLAGLTSVTKNYFENLVRALENGLADVDSLGGCSKTTISKNAGLGKGRGGRGKGNAISGDSSRTADD, encoded by the exons ATGGATTCAGACGAGGGTGAAGATTATGGTTATAGCGACGACGGCGACTGCGATGATGATTATATGGCTGAAGCTTCCGATGATGATCTCGATGAGTCCGTGGCGGCTCGTTCTCag CAAAATTATATTACCTTGACGGAATCAGATATAAGACAACGCCAGGAAGATGATATCACCAGAGTGTCCACTGTCCTTTCCATATCAAAATCTGAAGCAATCATCTTGCTCCGTCAATATAATTG GAGTGTTAGTAAGGTGCATGATGAATGGTTTGCTGATGAAGAAGCTGTCCGGAGATCTGTTGGTGTGCTGAACAAACCAGTTGTTCAACATTCCAATGCTAGAGAA CTTAGTTGTGGTATCTGTTTTGAATATTTCCACCACAATAAAATTACTTCAGCTGCTTGCGGCCATCCATTCTGTAGAGCATGCTGGTCAG GTTACATTAGTACAACTGTTAAGGATGGTCCTGGATGTTTGATGCTGAGATGTCCCATACCATCTTGTCAAGCTGCTATTGGTCAGGATATGATAAATTCTTTGGCATCTGATGAGGATAAGGAGAAGTATTCTCGTTATCTTCTTCGGTCCTACATTGAAGACAATAGAAAG ACCAAGTGGTGTCCTGCACCTGGGTGTGAGTATGCTGTTGGCTTTGCAGCTGGTGATGGAAGCTTTGACGTGTCATGCCTCTGTTCTTATTGCTTTTGCTGGAAT TGCACAGAGGAAGCTCATCGTCCTGTGGATTGTGGAACTGTAGCAAAGTGGATTTTGAAGAACGGTGCAGAGTCTGAAAACATGAACTG GATCCTTGCCAATTCCAAGCCTTGTCCTAAGTGCAAGCGACCAATTGAAAAGAACCAAGGGTGTATGCACATGACGTGCACACCACCttgtaaatttgatttttgctG GTTATGCCTTGGTGCTTGGTCTGATCATGGTGAGAGGACAGGTGGTTTCTATGCTTGTAACAGATATGAAGCAGCAAAACAAGAGGGTCAG TATGATGAAGCAGAGAGGAGGTGTGAAATGGCAAAAAATTCTTTGGAGCGGTATACTCATTATTACGAACGATGGGCAAGCAATCAATCG TCAAGGCAAAAAGCGCTGGCAGATTTGAATCAAATGCAAAATGTGCTT cTTGGGAAACTCAGTGACATACAATGCACACCCGAAACCCAACTCAAGTTCATTACAGATGCCTTGCTTCAG ATAGTTGAATGCAGACGAGTATTGAAATGGACTTATTCATATGGGTATTACTTACCTGAGCATGAGCATGCAAAGAGACAATTTTTTGAGTACTTGCAAG GTGAGGCCGAGTCTGGCCTAGAAAGGCTTCATCAATGTGCAGAGAAAGATCTACAGCAATTCCTTGCTGCTGATGGCCCCTCTGAGGAATTTAACGAGTTCCGAACAAAGTTAGCTGGGTTGACGAG CGTCACAAAGAATTACTTCGAGAATTTAGTTAGAGCACTGGAGAATGGTCTAGCAGATGTGGACTCTCTTGGTGGTTGTAGCAAGACAACAATCTCAAAAAATGCAGGTCTCGGCAAGGGGAGAGGTGGCAGGGGAAAAGGAAACGCTATATCTGGTGACTCGAGCAGAACTGCAGATGATTAA
- the LOC126687105 gene encoding calcium-dependent protein kinase 24-like: protein MGGCISAPVKAGRIISRRLHHDSRPKPLPENSVASTRPSTVFQVANVLKNPSGNNIKEKYEFGKELGRGEFGVTYRCVDKETGETYACKTISKAKLKTEIDVEDVRREVDIMGHLPKHANIVSFKEAYEDREAIYLVMEVCEGGELFDRIVAKGHYTERAASMVTKTILEIVKVCHDHGVIHRDLKPENFLYADTRENSQLKAIDFGLSIFFQPGQRFSEIVGSPYYMAPEVLRRNYGAEVDVWSAGIILYILLCGVPPFWAETEEGIAHAIVGGKIDFTRDPWPRVSEDAKDLVKSMLDQNPYSRLTVQEVLEHPWIHNACDVPNVNLGENVRSKIKQFSLMNKFKKRVLRVVADNLSDDQIDGIKQMFFMMDTDNTGDLTFEELKHGLQKIGHPVPDPDVQMLMDAADVDGNGTLSIEEFVAMSIHLVKIGNDEHLFQAFRFFDKNQTGFIEFDELRDAMIHDNLGPNFEQVINDIISDVDLDKDGRISYDEFRAMMKNGMDWKMASRQYSRAMLNALSMKLLKDKSMQLKT, encoded by the exons ATGGGAGGCTGCATTTCGGCCCCCGTTAAGGCGGGTCGTATTATATCCCGGAGGTTGCACCACGACAGCCGACCAAAACCCTTGCCCGAGAACAGCGTGGCGTCCACTCGGCCTTCGACGGTTTTCCAAGTCGCAAATGTACTTAAAAATCCTAGTGGAAAcaacataaaagaaaaatatgaatTCGGGAAGGAGTTAGGTAGAGGAGAATTTGGCGTGACGTACCGATGTGTCGATAAAGAAACGGGCGAAACGTACGCGTGTAAGACGATTTCGAAGGCGAAATTGAAAACGGAGATTGATGTTGAAGATGTTAGAAGAGAGGTTGATATAATGGGACATTTGCCTAAACATGCAAATATTGTTAGCTTTAAGGAAGCTTATGAAGATAGAGAAGCTATTTATCTTGTAATGGAAGTTTGTGAAGGTGGTGAACTTTTTGATAGAATTGTGGCTAAGGGCCATTACACCGAACGTGCTGCTTCAATGGTTACTAAGACCATTTTGGAGATTGTTAAg GTATGCCATGATCATGGGGTAATACACAGGGACTTAAAACCTGAAAATTTCCTGTATGCAGATACCCGCGAAAATTCACAATTAAAAGCTATTGATTTTGGTCTCTCCATTTTCTTCCAACCTG GTCAGAGATTCAGTGAAATAGTAGGAAGTCCATATTATATGGCTCCAGAGGTGCTTAGAAGAAATTATGGAGCAGAAGTTGATGTGTGGAGTGCTGGTATCATCCTCTATATTCTCCTTTGTGGAGTTCCTCCTTTTTGGGCTG AAACTGAGGAAGGTATTGCACATGCAATTGTGGGAGGCAAAATAGATTTTACAAGGGATCCATGGCCTAGGGTTTCTGAAGATGCAAAAGACCTTGTCAAGAGCATGCTTGATCAGAATCCTTACAGCCGCTTGACAGTTCAAGAAGTACTTG AACATCCTTGGATACACAATGCATGTGATGTTCCTAATGTGAATCTTGGCGAAAATGTCAGATCAAAGATTAAGCAGTTTTCCTTAATGAACAAGTTCAAGAAGAGAGTTCTTAGA GTGGTAGCGGACAATTTGAGTGATGACCAAATAGACGGGATCAAACAGATGTTCTTTATGATGGATACTGACAATACTGGAGATTTAACATTTGAAGAACTCAAACATGGTCTCCAAAAAATTGGACATCCAGTTCCTGATCCTGATGTCCAAATGTTAATGGATGCT GCGGATGTTGACGGGAATGGAACACTAAGCATTGAGGAGTTTGTGGCAATGTCTATTCATCTTGTCAAAATTGGCAATGACGAGCACCTTTTTCAGGCTTTCAGATTCTTTGATAAAAACCAAACGGGATTTATCGAGTTCGATGAATTGAGAGATGCAATGATACATGACAATTTAGGTCCTAACTTTGAGCAGGTCATCAACGACATCATATCCGATGTTGATCTCGACAAG GACGGTCGAATAAGTTATGATGAATTTAGGGCAATGATGAAGAATGGGATGGACTGGAAAATGGCATCCAGACAATATTCAAGAGCAATGCTAAACGCATTGAGCATGAAACTGCTAAAAGACAAATCTATGCAGCTGAAAACATAA